Below is a genomic region from Streptomyces ferrugineus.
CGGCCAGCTTCGACAGTTGACGCATGGTGTTCAGGTACTGGCGCCGCTGCTTGTTGATGAGGGCGATCTGGTCGGCGAGACCGGTCTGCGGGGCGAGAGCCAGCTTCATGAAGAACTCGTCCCTCACCCGGGGCTCGTCCTCGGTCTCCTCGAACCAGACGCGCAGCGCCTCACGCCCGGCTTCGGTGAGGTGGTAGACCTTCTTGTTGGGTCGGCTCGACTGCTCGACGTCCTCGCCCTCTATCAGCCCCGATTTCTCGAGACGGCCGAGGGTCACATAGATCTGGCCGACGTTCGGCTGAGGGTACGCGGAGCCCAGCAGTTGCTCAAGGTCCTGCTTCAGCTCGTAGCCGTGCGCCGGGCCGCGCGCCAGCAGGGCCAGGAGGGGCAGCCGCACTCGTGCTCTCCTCCCACATCCCGAGTTAATGTGCCGCAGGCCCTAGTATCGCTCATACCTAACAGGTATACATGGCCTCTGACTCCGGACAAAGATGCCCGGTGCCAGGTGTACAGGGAGGAACCTATGCGGTGGATCCACGCCGCCGGTAGGGGCCTTCTCGTCCTCGTTG
It encodes:
- a CDS encoding PadR family transcriptional regulator, with amino-acid sequence MRLPLLALLARGPAHGYELKQDLEQLLGSAYPQPNVGQIYVTLGRLEKSGLIEGEDVEQSSRPNKKVYHLTEAGREALRVWFEETEDEPRVRDEFFMKLALAPQTGLADQIALINKQRRQYLNTMRQLSKLAAAEDRDNRVAHLLIEGAMLHLQADLDWLERCQEELEELE